Proteins from a genomic interval of Paenibacillus sp. RC334:
- the hemA gene encoding glutamyl-tRNA reductase has translation MHIVVVGLNYRTAPVEVRERFTFAEQDLPKALEQLKLTKSVLEGVIVATCNRTEIYVVVDRLHMCGYFIRSFMEQWFGIPRDQFTQHLYIYEDEQAIRHLFRVTCGLDSMVIGETQILGQVKNAFLQAQSQKITATWFNMLFKQAVTLGKRAHSETSIGESAVSVSYAAVELGKRIFGMFTDKKVLILGAGKMSELTVKHLYSGGAAEVIVANRTLSRAEDLASKFHGTPVTMEEGMNRLADVDIVISSTGAQGYILDRERVEASMKRRRSRPLFMIDIAVPRDLDPAIGELQNVFLYDIDDLEGIVESNLEMRRTEAAKIEHMIEGELGEFYQWLKTMGVRPVIRALQEKAESVHQDTLESLFNKLPELDERQRKVISRLTKSMLNQMMHDPINSVKELAVQKQGNEALELFSHIFALEDRLEDAAQKVDKSDASALMKPEVGIHEKSGQAQASPASFAPAGL, from the coding sequence ATGCACATCGTCGTTGTTGGGTTGAATTATCGTACGGCGCCTGTGGAAGTCAGAGAGCGTTTTACATTTGCGGAACAAGATTTACCAAAAGCGCTGGAACAACTCAAACTCACCAAAAGTGTGTTGGAGGGCGTAATTGTCGCAACCTGCAATCGGACTGAAATATATGTCGTGGTGGACCGCCTTCACATGTGCGGTTATTTTATACGCAGTTTTATGGAGCAATGGTTCGGTATTCCTCGCGATCAATTTACACAGCATCTATATATATATGAGGACGAGCAGGCAATCCGGCATTTGTTCCGTGTGACTTGTGGCCTGGACTCTATGGTGATCGGAGAAACACAAATTTTAGGACAGGTGAAGAACGCTTTTCTTCAGGCTCAATCCCAGAAAATTACGGCAACGTGGTTTAATATGCTGTTTAAGCAGGCCGTCACATTGGGCAAGCGTGCCCATTCGGAGACGTCCATTGGAGAAAGCGCCGTATCCGTCAGCTATGCAGCAGTTGAGCTTGGCAAACGGATTTTCGGGATGTTTACCGATAAGAAGGTACTGATTCTTGGTGCGGGTAAAATGAGCGAGCTTACCGTTAAGCATTTGTACAGCGGGGGAGCAGCCGAGGTCATTGTGGCGAACCGGACTTTATCCAGAGCGGAAGATTTGGCTTCCAAGTTTCACGGAACGCCGGTCACGATGGAGGAAGGTATGAATCGGTTGGCGGATGTGGACATTGTCATTAGCTCGACAGGTGCACAAGGATATATTCTGGATCGGGAGCGGGTTGAAGCCAGTATGAAACGCCGTCGGTCCCGGCCTTTGTTTATGATTGATATCGCGGTTCCACGTGATTTGGACCCGGCTATTGGCGAATTGCAGAATGTTTTTCTTTACGATATTGATGATCTGGAAGGCATCGTGGAGAGTAATTTGGAAATGCGTCGTACCGAGGCTGCCAAAATTGAGCATATGATCGAAGGGGAACTTGGCGAGTTTTATCAATGGTTAAAAACGATGGGAGTGCGTCCGGTGATTCGTGCTTTACAGGAAAAAGCAGAGTCCGTGCATCAGGATACGCTCGAAAGCTTGTTCAACAAGCTTCCCGAGTTGGATGAACGACAACGCAAAGTGATTAGCCGTTTGACGAAAAGCATGCTGAACCAGATGATGCATGATCCGATCAATTCGGTGAAGGAACTGGCTGTCCAAAAGCAGGGGAATGAGGCGCTTGAACTGTTTAGCCACATTTTTGCTCTGGAGGATCGTTTGGAGGACGCCGCTCAGAAAGTAGATAAAAGCGATGCATCCGCGTTAATGAAACCGGAGGTCGGTATTCATGAAAAATCCGGTCAGGCCCAAGCCTCGCCAGCGTCGTTTGCGCCGGCTGGCCTGTAA
- the yihA gene encoding ribosome biogenesis GTP-binding protein YihA/YsxC encodes MKVTKADFIISAVGPDQFPVDALPEIALAGRSNVGKSSLINRLISRKNLARTSSTPGKTQQLNYYRINDDLYFVDFPGYGYAKVSKTSRKAWGQMIESYLLEREPLKLVLQMVDLRHPPSKDDIMMYDWLRHNGLPVCVVGTKADKIPKTRREKHYKVIKQELGILPGGLFIPFSSEEGMGKDELWSVISSYIENDEDEEQPEI; translated from the coding sequence ATGAAAGTAACAAAAGCAGACTTTATTATTAGCGCGGTTGGCCCCGATCAGTTCCCTGTGGACGCTTTGCCGGAGATTGCTCTGGCGGGGCGTTCCAATGTAGGGAAGTCGTCACTGATTAATCGGTTGATTAGCCGTAAAAACTTGGCGCGCACCAGTTCTACGCCGGGGAAAACACAGCAGCTCAATTATTACCGGATTAATGATGATCTCTATTTCGTCGATTTTCCGGGTTACGGCTACGCAAAGGTATCCAAAACGTCCCGTAAAGCCTGGGGGCAAATGATTGAGTCGTACTTGCTGGAACGGGAGCCACTCAAGCTGGTGCTTCAAATGGTCGATTTGCGTCATCCACCGTCTAAGGATGATATCATGATGTATGACTGGTTACGACATAACGGACTCCCAGTATGCGTTGTAGGCACGAAGGCAGATAAAATCCCCAAAACACGGCGGGAGAAGCATTATAAAGTAATCAAGCAGGAACTCGGAATACTTCCTGGGGGTTTGTTTATCCCCTTTTCATCTGAAGAAGGCATGGGTAAGGACGAGCTATGGTCGGTCATCTCCAGCTATATTGAGAACGACGAAGACGAGGAACAGCCGGAAATCTAA